The following coding sequences are from one Cercospora beticola chromosome 4, complete sequence window:
- a CDS encoding uncharacterized protein (BUSCO:EOG092641K1), whose protein sequence is MKIFSSSHSYSYSWDEVSTCNWRKYCPWNDKSTHVTAVDTLSRTLDPSTGILRTERLITCKQSAPQWLKSFLGSGDTSQVYEVSYVDPKAKKVTMCSQNLTWSELINVHEKVVYRPDPTQSGKTIFEQEARIVALCGGWQKIKSAIEDISVERFKENAIKGREGFERVLAISREVFAEERKKRQLTAM, encoded by the coding sequence ATGAAGATCTTCAGCAGCTCCCACTCCTACTCGTACTCCTGGGACGAGGTCAGCACATGCAACTGGCGGAAATACTGTCCCTGGAACGACAAATCCACGCATGTAACAGCAGTCGACACGCTCTCACGGACACTCGACCCTAGCACCGGCATTCTACGCACCGAACGACTCATCACCTGCAAACAGTCAGCGCCACAATGGCTCAAGTCATTCCTCGGCAGCGGCGACACGAGTCAAGTGTACGAAGTCAGCTACGTGGACCccaaagcgaagaaggttACAATGTGCAGTCAGAACCTGACGTGGAGTGAATTGATCAACGTGCACGAGAAGGTTGTATACCGACCTGATCCGACACAAAGCGGGAAGACCATTTTCGAGCAAGAAGCACGGATAGTGGCGCTATGTGGCGGATGGCAGAAAATCAAGAGCGCGATCGAGGACATCAGTGTGGAGCGCTTCAAGGAGAACGCTATCAAGGGGCGAGAAGGATTCGAGAGGGTACTGGCAATCAGCAGGGAGGTCTTTGCcgaagagaggaagaagaggcagcTCACGGCCATGTGA